The region TCACCGAGCAGCGCCAGCGGGTCTGGAACAACAACAAACCAGCGGTGATGGTCATCCTGCAAAGACAGTCTGATGCCAACTCGGTAACAGTCTGCCGGGAAGTGGCGAAGCGCATGCCCGCTATCGAAAAGGAACTGCCGTCGGGGGTCAAGGTCGAAACAATGATGGATCTGTCCAAATTCATCACCCAATCGATGTCCAATCTGACCAGCACCGCCTGGCAGGCTGTGCTCCTGACTTTCCTGGTCTTGCTCTTTTTCCTGCGCAACATCCGCAGCGCCTTGATCGTCGCCGTTTCGATCCCGGTCTCGGTCGTCACGACCTTTGCAGTAATGGACCAGGCCGGCTTGACTCTGAACATCATCTCCATGGCTGGATTGGCGCTGTCGATCGGCATGCTGGTAGATACCTCGATCGTGGTTCTGGAGAGCATTTTCCGGCACCATGATGATAAAAAGGAAAAACTGCGCGAGGCCGCCAACAACGGCACGCAGGAAGTGGGCATGGCGGTCACCGCTTCGACTCTCACCACTCTGGTCGTCTTCATACCGGTGCTTTTTGTGCCCGGCATGGCGGGCATGCTCTTCCGAGACATGGTGATCACTATTTGCTTTTCGCTGACCATCTCGCTGGTCGTATCTCTGACTCTGATCCCGCTTTTGGCCTCGCGCATTCTGCGCATCCAGAAGAATCTCAATCCCAATGGGATGGCTATGCGTGCGAACCGCGTGATCAGCGAGTGGCTGGATCGACTGCATACTGCTTACGCGCGTGCTCTGACTGGCGCCATGAACCATAAAAAGAGCGTTCTAGCGGCAACCTTTTTTGCCTTCATCCTCGCGGTGGTTTGGATGTTCACCGCAGGGGGAGACTTTATTCCCAAGACTGACAACGGCTTTCTCGCCGTCTCGGTAGATCGCTCTCCAGGCACCAGCCTCGAGGCCATGGATAAGAGCATGCAGGAGCTAAGCCAGATCCTCAAGGAAAAGATCCCCGAGGCCGACAATATTTATGCCAATTTCGGTCAGGGCGAAGGGATCATGGCCCTCTTCTCCTCGCAGAATTCCGCCGAGGGAGATGTGACCATCCGCCTCAAGGAGCGCAAAGACCGCAAGCGCAGCGTCTTTGAAATCCAGGATGATTTACGCGAGGAACTTAACTCCTTGCCTGATATGGAGGTCAAGTTCGCCGACCGTGGCGAACAGCTCTTCAGCGGCGCTGATATCATCGTCAAGATCTTTGGCCACGATCTGCAGAAATCGGAAGCGCTTGCCAACGAACTGGAGGCCAAGCTAGAAAAGATCACAGGCATTGTGTCGATCACCTCCAGCATTCGCAAGGCGACCCCGGAGCTGCGTATCGACCTCGACAGGCAGCGCATCGCGGATCTGGGATTAAGCGCAGCCCAAATCGGGCAGGTGGTCAGCACCAGCATCCTCGGTTCCACCGTCACGCAGTTCCGCGACGGCGGCGATGAGTACGACATCAAGCTGCAGCTCGATAAAAAATTCCGCACCAGTAAGGAGGATCTGGAGAATATCCTGATCATGACTCCAACGGGAAGCCAGATACCGCTGCGCGCCATCTCCACAATCGCCTACACCAAGGCTCCGCGTGCGATCCTGCGCGAGGACCAGGAACGCATCGTTACGCTTGGAATTGATATTTCCGGGCGCGATTTGCGCAGAGTAACCGCTGACGTTAAAAAAGCGATGAAAGAGGTTTCGCTGCCGCGCGATTTCCGCACTGAGATCGGCGGCACAGCCGAAGATCAGCAGGAATCTTTCATGTATCTCGGCCTCGCCCTAATGGTGGCCATCCTGCTGACCTATATGGTGATGGCCTCGCAGTTCGAGTCCCTGGTCGATCCTTTCACCATCCTATTCACCGTGCCCCTGTCAATGATCGGCGTCGCCTTCGGGCTGATGGTGACCGGTACAGACATGAGCGTGATGGCGTTGGTTGGAGTGGTAATGCTGGTCGGCATCGTGGTCAACAACGGCATCGTGTTGGTGGACAAGATCAACCAGTTGCGCCAAGAGGGGCTAGGACTGGAAGCGGCGATTCAGGAGGCGGGACGCGTGCGTATGCGACCGGTGCTGATGACCGCCATGACCACCATCCTCGGCATGTTCCCGCTGGCCATCGGTTCCGGCGAAAGCGGCGAGACCTGGGCGCCTATGGGCCGCGCCGTCATGGGAGGCATGACCGTGGCCACCGTCCTCACCCTGGTGGTCGTACCGATCATTTACTATTACATGGAATTCATCGGCTCGCGAGCCAACCGTTTCCGCAAAGCGCGTGAACAGCGCCGCCTCGAAAAGGGGATTGTCCACGCCGAAGAGTAGAAAAATAATCTGCAGCAAGGGCCGTATGCTTCGATACGGCCCTTTTTTATTGCCATCCCGTTGTCTGCTTGCAAAAGCGCAGCCGTTCTGGGTTCACCCTTTCAGGGGATCCCCTTCGCCGCACCTCCATCCGCACTGCCCTTTTTCCATTGACAACGTGAACGTCTTTTTCTATATTGATGGCACATTCCGCGAAGGCGCTGACCGCGCCGCTGTACTCAGGGCAGCGAACGGCGCCACCCGTGCAAACCAAAACCAGAGGGTCCTCCCATGGAAGCATTTCTTTTATCGCGGCTGCAATTCGCTCTTACCATTGGTTTTCACTATATCTTTCCTCCCCTGAGCATTGGCCTTGGAATTCTGCTGGTGCTCATGGAAGCCCGGTACATCAAAACCAAGGACGCGCTCTATCTCGACATGACCAAATTCTGGGCGCGGATTTTTGGATTGATCTTCGCCCTGGGCGTAGCCAGCGGCATTGTCATGGAGTTTAAGTTCGGCACCAACTGGTCGATCTACTCTCGTTTTGTCGGCGATGTGTTCGGCAGCGCTCTGGCGGCCGAGGGTATTTTTGCCTTTTTTCTCGAGTCGGGATTTCTCGCCATCCTGCTTTTCGGCTGGAATCGAGTAAAACCGAAAGTGCATTTCTTCGCCACCTGTATGGTGGCGCTGGGCGCGCACTTGAGCGCTGTCTGGATCATTGTCGCCAATTCATGGCAACAGACGCCGGCCGGCCACCACATCGTCCAAGCCGGCGGTGTCGCGCGCGCAGAGATCGTTGATTTCTGGAAGCTGGTCTTCAATCCCTCCACCCTGGATCGTCTCAGTCACACGCTGGCCGGCGCATGGCAAGCCGGCGCTTTTTTTGTGCTGAGCGTGGCCGCCTATTATGTACTGCGGAAAAAGCACGATCGCTTCAGCGCCGCGGCACTGAAACTCGCCCTGCCCATCGCCGTGATCTCCTCGCTGCTGCAGCTGTTCACCGGCCACCAAAGCGCCCAAGGAGTGGCGGAAATACAACCGGCGAAACTGGCGGCTTTTGAAGGCCACTATGAACCCTACGCTCCGGCGGACATGTATCTGTTCGGTTGGGTGGATGAAAAAGAAGAAAAAGTGCGCTTCGGCATCAAGATTCCGGGCCTACTCAGCTGGATGGTCCACGGCAGTTGCTCGTCGCCGGTGACGGGACTGAAGGCGTTTTCGCCGCAGGACCGCCCGCCGGTGAACATCGTGTTCCAGACCTATCACTTGATGGTGATCATCGGCATGGTGCTGATCGCCCTGTCCTTGGTTGCGTTTTTCTTTCACCTTCGCGGAACCCTGCGCACGAAAAATTGGTTGCTGTGGATGCTGGTGTTCAGCGTGCTAGGACCCCAGGCGGCCAATCAGTTGGGATGGGCGTCGGCGGAGATCGGCCGCCAGCCTTGGATCGTCTATCAGCTGCTGAGAACCAGCGACGCCTGGTCGCCCAACGTCTCGACCGACGAACTCTATTTTTCTCTGCTGCTGTTTTCCATCATCTATGCACTGCTGCTCGCGCTCTTTCTTTATCTGCTTAACGATAAAATCCAAAAAGGACCCGAAAACGCACACAGCCTGGAGGGACACCGCGCATGAATGGGGCTCTTGATCTCAACACCGTGTGGTTTTTTCTGGTGGGCGCACTGTTTGCCGGCTATGCCATACTGGATGGATTTGATCTCGGCGTCGGCGGCTTGCACCTCCTCACCCGCGGCGATGAACATCGCCGCATTCTGATCAACGCCATTGCGCCGATCTGGGACGGCAATGAAGTGTGGTTAGTCACCGGCGGCGGCGCGCTTTTTGCCGCATTTCCAAACGTCTATGCCACCGTTTTTTCAGGATTCTACATCGCCTTTATGTTGCTGCTCTTTTGCCTCATCTTCCGCGCCGTTTCCATCGAATTCCGCAGCAAGCGACCCATGACCTGGTGGCGGACCTTCTGGGACATCAGCTTCAGCGTCAGCAGCCTGCTCGCAGCCCTGCTGATCGGCGTCGCCCTCGGCAACATCGCCTGGGGAATCCCGCTAGACAGCGAGGGCGCCTTTCACGGCTCTTTCTGGAGTCTGCTCCATCCCTACGCCTTGCTGGTGGGCGTGTGCACGGTGGCTCTGTTTCTCATGCACGGTTCGATCTTTCTGATGATGAAAACCGAAGGTCCTCTGCAGGAACAAATACGCTTATGGACCAAACCCACGATCATCGCCTTCATCGGCTGTTACCTGGCGCTCGCGCTGTCCACGTTTCTGATGGTGCCGCATTTAACCGAAGCGTTTCTCAGTCGGCCGCTCCTCTATTTAGTCGCGCTCATCAATCTGCTCGCGATCATCAACATACCACGGGAGATGAAGCGAGGCCGCACCCTGCGCGCCTTCTTCTCAAGCGCAACCGCCCTGTTAACCCTGCTGCTGCTCTTCGGCGTCAGCGCGTATCCGTATTTGATTTATTCCCACCCGCTAGCGGCGAACAGTCTGACGATCTACAACGCCGCTTCTTCGACTAAAACACTGCGGATCATGCTGATCATCGCCGCCTGCGGACTTCCCCTGGTGCTCGCCTATACGACGAGCATCTATTGGATCTTTCGCGGCAAGGTTAAACTGGATGAACACAGTTATTGAGACAGAAGATGCTTGGAAGCTGCCAGGCAGCGCCGGATAGAAGAATCGACTGGGGG is a window of bacterium DNA encoding:
- the cydB gene encoding cytochrome d ubiquinol oxidase subunit II yields the protein MNGALDLNTVWFFLVGALFAGYAILDGFDLGVGGLHLLTRGDEHRRILINAIAPIWDGNEVWLVTGGGALFAAFPNVYATVFSGFYIAFMLLLFCLIFRAVSIEFRSKRPMTWWRTFWDISFSVSSLLAALLIGVALGNIAWGIPLDSEGAFHGSFWSLLHPYALLVGVCTVALFLMHGSIFLMMKTEGPLQEQIRLWTKPTIIAFIGCYLALALSTFLMVPHLTEAFLSRPLLYLVALINLLAIINIPREMKRGRTLRAFFSSATALLTLLLLFGVSAYPYLIYSHPLAANSLTIYNAASSTKTLRIMLIIAACGLPLVLAYTTSIYWIFRGKVKLDEHSY
- a CDS encoding cytochrome ubiquinol oxidase subunit I, with the protein product MEAFLLSRLQFALTIGFHYIFPPLSIGLGILLVLMEARYIKTKDALYLDMTKFWARIFGLIFALGVASGIVMEFKFGTNWSIYSRFVGDVFGSALAAEGIFAFFLESGFLAILLFGWNRVKPKVHFFATCMVALGAHLSAVWIIVANSWQQTPAGHHIVQAGGVARAEIVDFWKLVFNPSTLDRLSHTLAGAWQAGAFFVLSVAAYYVLRKKHDRFSAAALKLALPIAVISSLLQLFTGHQSAQGVAEIQPAKLAAFEGHYEPYAPADMYLFGWVDEKEEKVRFGIKIPGLLSWMVHGSCSSPVTGLKAFSPQDRPPVNIVFQTYHLMVIIGMVLIALSLVAFFFHLRGTLRTKNWLLWMLVFSVLGPQAANQLGWASAEIGRQPWIVYQLLRTSDAWSPNVSTDELYFSLLLFSIIYALLLALFLYLLNDKIQKGPENAHSLEGHRA
- a CDS encoding efflux RND transporter permease subunit, translating into MTQLSIRRGVTTAMIYLIAIGFGLFSLTRLNIDLYPKLEFPMLAIITQYTGVGPNDLETVITRPIEEVCASVENVKTVSSTTQQGLSLIMIEFSWGTDMNQAEIDVRNNLEYIRDYLPQDASDPMVFAFDVSSQPILYLTLSSPDLSQAELRYIGEHDLEPRLERIPGVASASTMGGMKREIKVFADPMRMRAHNISLQQITGALQAANLQIPSGMVDNDRLEFSVNTAGQFTSVEQIASTSVATYNGAVIRVSDVARVEDGFTEQRQRVWNNNKPAVMVILQRQSDANSVTVCREVAKRMPAIEKELPSGVKVETMMDLSKFITQSMSNLTSTAWQAVLLTFLVLLFFLRNIRSALIVAVSIPVSVVTTFAVMDQAGLTLNIISMAGLALSIGMLVDTSIVVLESIFRHHDDKKEKLREAANNGTQEVGMAVTASTLTTLVVFIPVLFVPGMAGMLFRDMVITICFSLTISLVVSLTLIPLLASRILRIQKNLNPNGMAMRANRVISEWLDRLHTAYARALTGAMNHKKSVLAATFFAFILAVVWMFTAGGDFIPKTDNGFLAVSVDRSPGTSLEAMDKSMQELSQILKEKIPEADNIYANFGQGEGIMALFSSQNSAEGDVTIRLKERKDRKRSVFEIQDDLREELNSLPDMEVKFADRGEQLFSGADIIVKIFGHDLQKSEALANELEAKLEKITGIVSITSSIRKATPELRIDLDRQRIADLGLSAAQIGQVVSTSILGSTVTQFRDGGDEYDIKLQLDKKFRTSKEDLENILIMTPTGSQIPLRAISTIAYTKAPRAILREDQERIVTLGIDISGRDLRRVTADVKKAMKEVSLPRDFRTEIGGTAEDQQESFMYLGLALMVAILLTYMVMASQFESLVDPFTILFTVPLSMIGVAFGLMVTGTDMSVMALVGVVMLVGIVVNNGIVLVDKINQLRQEGLGLEAAIQEAGRVRMRPVLMTAMTTILGMFPLAIGSGESGETWAPMGRAVMGGMTVATVLTLVVVPIIYYYMEFIGSRANRFRKAREQRRLEKGIVHAEE